The Ketobacter sp. MCCC 1A13808 genomic interval CGGGCCGGGTCGGAATGGAACTGGATGTTTTGACAGGCAAGATTGAACACCGGTTTTATTCGACAGAAGGCAGACACCAGAGCGGTCACGGCTGCTTCAGCTCCGACGGGGCTGTGTTATTCGTCTGTGAAACCCTTTCCAGCAGTGGTAAAGGTAACATCAGCGTGCTGGATGCAAAAACGTACCAGTGCCTTAACCAATTTGATAGCTACGGTATTGGCCCCCATGAAATCAAACTTATGCCGGACAACAGGACTTTGGTAATTGCCAATGGCGGTCTGCATCAAAGCCCGAAAAGCGGACAGGGAATATTAAATCTTGAAAGCATGGAGTCCAACCTGAGCTACGTCGATAGTGTTTCCGGTGAACTCATTAGCAAGCACCGGGTTACTGAGCCGAAAGCAAGCATCCGGCATCTTGATGTTGCCGACGACGGCACCGTCGCATTGGCAATGCAAGTTCAGCGGGCTGCCATGTCAAGTAATCGTGTTGTGCCGTTGGGAGCGGTGCATAAGCAAGGCAAACCGATTGAGTTACTGGCCGAACCGAATATGTTGATCGCGCAAATGCACGATTACATGGGCAGTGTTGCTATCAATTCAACATTTCGTATCGCTGGTTTTAGCAGCCCCAGAGGGAATGTCACCGCATTTTGGCATTTAGATAGCCATCAATTATTGGGCTATCACGCCTTTCACGATGTTTGCGGCCTGGCCGTCACCCAGGATCAGCAACGCTTTGTGTTGTCCAATTCTTTTGGCCAGCTACGCCAGCTAAACGCACATAATTTACAGGAACAGGTAAGGCAGCGATTGCAATTTCCTGACATGCAATGGGATAACCATTTATCGGTCATACCAACGCGCAAAGCTTAACGACGACCAACCAGGTGAAAAAATGAAACACGTATTTTCTGCAGCTCTAATCTTTGCTTTTCTAATACTCAGTGCTTGCGGAGGCTCCAAATC includes:
- a CDS encoding DUF1513 domain-containing protein, with the protein product MKRIEINRRQFLATLAAAGLSPLCIATPFGAGEKPSASATEMWVSAQGNSSDKYSLGWVDADARPKSTSGRILSGYRGHGLAYHPTKPNKVVMFSRRPGRVGMELDVLTGKIEHRFYSTEGRHQSGHGCFSSDGAVLFVCETLSSSGKGNISVLDAKTYQCLNQFDSYGIGPHEIKLMPDNRTLVIANGGLHQSPKSGQGILNLESMESNLSYVDSVSGELISKHRVTEPKASIRHLDVADDGTVALAMQVQRAAMSSNRVVPLGAVHKQGKPIELLAEPNMLIAQMHDYMGSVAINSTFRIAGFSSPRGNVTAFWHLDSHQLLGYHAFHDVCGLAVTQDQQRFVLSNSFGQLRQLNAHNLQEQVRQRLQFPDMQWDNHLSVIPTRKA